The genomic DNA GGCACTCGCATTGAGCGAGCTCGCCGTGCGCACGGGCCGCACCACACCGACGGTCATCACCTGATCGTCAGGCACTGTTTCCACACCCGGCGTGCGGAACTCAACACAGGGCGCTCAGCGCGCTGCGCACGGCCGACGGAATCGGTGTCTTCGTCCGCGTGGCCCGATCGACGTAGACATGGACGAAATGCCCGGCCGCAGCGGCGGTGGTGTCGTCATTGCGAAACAAGCCAATCTCGTAGCGGACACTGCTGGTGCCCAGATGCGCCACGCGTAGTCCCGCAGTGACCACATCCGGAAATGTGATCGGGGCGAAATACCGACACTGTGTTTCGATCACCAGGCCGATGGCGGGGCTGGCCGCGATGTCCAGCACACCCTGGGCGATCAGCCACCGGTTCACGACCGTGTCGAAGAAACTGTAGTACACCACGTTGTTCACATGCCCGTACACATCGTTGTCCATCCACCGGGTGTCGACGGTGGACAGGTGCCGATAACGGTCCCGGGTTTCCGTGCGCAATGCGAAGGTCATGTCGAAAGCCGGTCAGAAGGCCTGGCGGTACAGTGCCAGCGCGTCGTCGTACGTGACATCGCGCGGATTGTTCACCAGCAGACGTTGCACCTTCATCGCGTCCGCCGCGAGCGTCGGCAGGTCGGCCGCCGTCACCCCGACTTCCCGCAACGACCGCTCCAGGCCGAGCATCGCCACCTGCTCGGTCATCCCCTGCAGAAATGCCTCACCACTCGGTGACGCGCAAACCGGGCGGCCGTCGCGGTGCAGCGTCGCACTGAGTTCCGCGTACAACGCATCGGCCGCCGGCAGATTGAATGCCAGCACCGGCAATAGGACCAGCGCGTTGCTGAGCCCATGCGGCACATGGAAATGGCCGCCGAGGGGATAGGCCAGCGCATGCACCGCAGCCACTGGCGAGTTCGCGAAGGCCATCCCGGCCATCATCGACCCCTGCAGCATTGCGCGACGTGCCGGCAGGTCGCTGCCATCGCGCAGCACGCGCGGCACCTGCTCCGACAACAGGGTCAACGCACGACGAGCCAGCATATCCGACATCAGGTTTTTGCGATGACGCGATGTGTACGCCTCGATGGCATGCACCATGGCGTCGATGCCGGTCATGGCCGTGATGCGGGCCGGCAGGCCCAGCGTGAGCGTCGCGTCGAGCAGCGCCAGGTCGGGATACAGGACGTTCGACACCACACCCATCTTCTCGTTCGTGGGCGTCGTCACGATGGCGATTGGCGTGACTTCCGATCCCGTTCCGGCCGTCGTGGGCACCTGAATGAGTGGCCATCGAGGCCCCGTGGCGCGACCCACACCGTATGCGTCGGCCAACGATTGCGGCGTACGCGCCAGAAGCGCCACCAGCTTGGCCGTATCCAGCGAACTACCGCCACCGATGCCAATCACCCCGTCCACCGCGTCGACTCGGGCCTGCGCCACCGCCGCCAGCACCGTTGCTTCCGGTGGATCGGCTTCCACCCCATCGAAGATGCTGAGGCTGACACCCGACCCGTTGAAGCCGACCACCGCGTCGCCAAGGACACCACTGCTGAGCAGGCCGCGGTCGGTCACCAGCAGGGCTCGCCGCATGCCATGTTCGCGCGCGTACTGTGCCAGGCGAGTCCCAGCGCCATCGGCGCAGACAATGCGCGGGGTGGTCTCAAAGGTGAAGTCAGTCACAGCGCGTCGAGTACCCGGTCGGTGGTGGGAAGGACCTCTGCGTATCTTATCGTGGTGTACCAACTCCCTCCAACGTGGTCGACATGCCCTCCGCGCTGACCCTGCGCGCGGGTCCGCGCGCACTCGCCCTCATCCGCGAGCGCGGCCTTCGGCTGGACGACGTCGATATATTCCCCGGCGCGTCTGGGGGGGCCAAGTGGCTCGCGATCGCCGGCCTTGACCGCTACCTCTTTGGCACGTTTTTGCGCCAACCTTCGACTGACGCATCGGCATCGGCATCGGCACCGGCCCGCGTGCGTCCACTCCACTGCATTGGCTCGTCCATCGGCAGTTGGCGTATGGCGTGCCTGGCACAACGCGACCCGGTGGCCGCGCTCGCTCGCGGACATCACGCGTACATCTACACGCAGCGATACTCGCCCAAGCCCGGACCGCGGGAAGTCACCCAGGTCCTGACGCGATGTCTCGACGACATCCTTGGCGCGCATGGCGTGGACGAGATTCTGTCGCACCCGTTTGCCCGATTGCACATCATTACGGCACAGGGTCGAGGACTGGCGACCAGTCAGCGCCGTTTGGTGCTCGCCACATCCATTGCCCTGGCCGTCACTGCCAACCTGGTGCAACGGCGCTCGTTGTCACTGCAATTTCGTCGCACCGTGTTTCACGGCGAAGGCGATACGTCACCCTTTGCGCAGCTGCGCGACTTGCCCACCACGCATCGCGCACTGACCCGTGATAACCTGCGTGATGCGCTCATCGCCTCGGGGTCCATTCCCCTCCTGGTCGAAGGCGGGCGCATCGCCGGTCGCCCGGGCGAAGTGCACTGGGACGGCGGCGTTCTGGACTATCATCTCGATCTGGATTTTGGATCGGGCGACGGACTGGTGCTCTACCCGCACTTCTACCCGCACGTCGTGCCAGGGTGGTTCGACAAGTCGCTGCCGTGGCGCCGCGCACGCGCCAAGAACTTCGAGCGAGCGTTGCTCATCGCGCCAAGCCCGGAGTTTGTGGCGTCACTGCCCGGCGGCAAGATCCCCGATCGGCGGGACTTCCACGCCTTCCCGTCGGAAGAACGTGAACGGCGATGGCAGACCGTGCTGGATGCGTCGGCGCAATTGGGCGATGAGCTGCACGAACTGATCGCCACGGGGAGAGTCGCCGAACACATTCACCCCTGGTGAATCGCGGACTCGTTCACCTGATGGCCGCCGCTGCGGCTCTCCCGGCGGCCCGCCCCGAAAAAATGCAGCCGCCCAGGAACGTCCCCTCCAGCGAACGGTAGCCGTGCACACCCCCGCCGCCAAAACCAGCCACTTCGCCTGCCGCATAGACCCCGGTCAGCGGCGACCCGTCGGCACGCAGCACCCGCGCCTCAAGATCCGTCTCCAATCCGCCGAGGGTCTTGCGCGTCAACACGTGCAATCGCACCGCGATCAACGGCCCGGCGTCAGGATCGAGCAGTTTGTGCGGTGGTGCCACGCGAATCAGCTTGTCGCCCAAATACGCGCGCGCACCACGCAGCGCGGAAATCTGCAGGTCTTTCGTGAAGGCGTTGTCCATCTCGCGATCGCGCGCACGGACTTCTCGCTCGATCTGCGCCGCATCCAGCAACGGCGTGTCGGTGAGGGCATTCATTTTTGCCACCAGCGTGGGCACGTCGTTGGCCGTCACGAAGTCCGCTCCCTCATCAAGAAAGCGCTGCACCGGCGCGGGCACCTTGCCGTTCGCTCTGCCCAGCACACCGCGAATGCTTTTGCCCGTGAGATCGGGATTCTGCTCTGATCCCGACAGGGCAAACTCCTTCGCGATGATTTTTCTCGACAAGATGAACCAGCTGTGATCGTGGCCGGTGCTGCGCAGGTACGCCAACGTGCCCAGGGTGTCAAAGCCCGGGAACAGCGGGACTGGCAGTCGACGACCTACCGCATCAAACCAGAGCGACGACGGGCCGGGCAATACGCGAATGCCATGTCGACTCCAGACCGGCGCATAGTTGGTGATGCCTTCGACGTAGTGCCACATGCGGTCGCGATTGATCATGTGTCCGCCGGCGGACTCCGTGATGCCCTGCATCAATCCATCAACGTGATCCGGAACACCGGACAACATGCGCACCGGCGGCGCGCCCAGGCGCGACGGCCAGTTCTTGCGCACCAGATCGTGATTGCCGCCAATGCCGCCCGAGGTCACAATGACGGCTTGCGCGCGAAGCGCGAAGTGCCCGGCCACCGTACGCGAACTGGGCGCGCTGCGTTCGACCGCACTGGGTTCGAGGATCTCGCCCTCGACCCCGTCGATGACGCCCGCCTGTTGCGACAGGCCGGTCACGCGATGACGGAATCGCAACGAGACTCGCCCCGCGGCCACCGCCGCGCGCACCCGACGCACGAAGGGCGCAATGATGCCGGGCCCGGTCCCCCACGTGATGTGGAACCGCGGCACGGAATTGCCATGTCCGATGGCACCGTAGCCTCCACGCTCCGCCCAACCAACCACGGGAAAGAATCGCACGCCCTGCGCGTGCAACCACGCGCGCTTCTCACCGGCGGCAAAGTGCACATACGCTTCGGCCCACTTCCGCGGCCACGCATCCTCGTCGCGATCGAATCCGGCCGTGCCCAGCCAATCCTGCCACGCCAGATCAACGGAATCCCGAATTCCCAACCGCCGTTGCTCCGGGGAGTTCACGAAGAACAGTCCACCGAATGACCAGAACGCCTGTCCACCGAGGTTCTGTTCGGGCTCCTGATCAACCAGAATCACGCGCCGACCGGCGTCGGCCAGTTCGGCGGTGGCGACAAGACCGGCCAGGCCGGCTCCGATGACAATGACGTCTGCGTCCATGGCGTATAAGACTGGAGACGGGAGACGGGAGACGGAAGACGTTTCGGCCGTCTCCCGTCTCCCGTCTCCCGTCTTCGTCCCCCGTGACCAGCGACGCCCGGCAATCGTCGCCCACACTATGAAGACCGCTGAATCCGCGCTCGCTTTCTGTGTCGTGGGACTCGCTTGTTTCATCGGCGGGCAGATCGTGGGTACACGACAGGTCACGGCCATGACGTCAACGGGTGCGATCGTTGACGGCGCGGCCGAGCACGCGGCCGCGGAACGTGCCGGGAGCGCCGAAGACGCCGAGTTCTTCGGCACCGCCGCGCCGGAGATGCGTATCAGCGATGCGCCGCACGCGACCATGCCGGCATTGACGCCCATCGACCTGCGTCGCCGGCTCGACCAGGGCGCGGCGGGCACCTACATCAGCGACCTCATCGCGTCACGCGATTCCGCCATCGTACGCTGGCCCGATCGTCTCACCCGGCCGTTGCGTGTATGGATCGCGGAAGACCAGGTGCTGACCGGCTGGAACGGCGACTTCCTGCCGGCCATCCGTGACGCCTTTGACACATGGGTGCAGACGGGCATTCCGGTGCACTTCACGTTCATCACCGACTCCGCCAGTGCCGACGTCCACGTGCGCTTCACCGAGCGCTTCGCCAATGGCATCAGCGGCAAGACCGTGTGGAGTCGAGATCACGCGTGGTGGCTGGTGTCCAGTGACATTCAGCTCGCACTGGCACACCCCGGTGGCGGGTCGGTGTCGCCACCGCAAATGCGCGCCATCGCGCTGCATGAAATCGGACACCTGTTGGGACTCGATCACGCCGTCGCGCCGGATCACATCATGTCGGCGCGCATCCGCGTGCGCGAACTGACGGACGCGGATCGCGCGACGGTGCGGTTGCTCTACAGCGTTCCCGCCGGCGGACTGCGCTAACCCGCGCTACCAGCGGACCGTGACGATGCGCACCGGCGTGTCGCGACCGGACACCGTAAGCTTGACGTCGCGGACGCCGGACCCACTGATCGCGCGCTTGATGGTGGGCAACTCACGCACCGGCGTTCCATTCACGGCGCGAATCATCTCGCCGGCGCGCAATCCCGCCTCGGCCGCCGGTGAACCCGGTTGCACGTGCATGATCAGCACACCGGGCTCGACACCGAAGGTCTGCGCGAACTCGTCATCCACCGCGAACACCTGCGCGCCCAGCAACACCATGGTGGTGGCGTTCGCACCGAACGCGAACGATCCCACGGTACCGTTTGCGAGCGTGGGCAGCGGTGCTCCGCGCACCACTCCGCCGGGTCCCACCCTGGCCGGAACCGGCGTCAGCATACTACCCGGCGCCGGCATGAATCGCACGTTGAATTCCGCCGACTCGGCGGGACGTTCACCCACGGTGACCGGCAGTTCACGAGACTTGCCGTCGCGGCGAATTCGCACGCGAATCACTTTCCCCGGCACGAGCAACTGCGGGTAGTTGACGGTCAGCGCCACCAGATCGCGTCCATTGTACGCGACCACCGTGTCGCCGGCCCGCAAATCCGCGGCGCGCGCCGGCGAACCCACGTCAACGGCTTCGATCATCGGATAGTCGCAGTGCGCCGTGAAGCTGCCGCTGTCTGTCACCATGCGAATCTGCGAACCCGACAGGTTCACGCCCAGATAGCCTGAGGGGGACGCCTTGATCGCTGCGCCTTCGCGCATCGCCGAGAACGCCGCCACCTGCGGTTCGAACGCGCGCAGCGTCACGTCGACATTCGGACGGATCGCCTTGATCGCGGTCTCCATCGATTCCCCCAGCACTCCGGCTGGTAACACCCGGCCGTTCACCACGATCGTGCTGTCGCCGCGACGCACCGTGATGGTGCTGCCCGCCGTCCCATCACCCGTGCGCACGCGCACGAACACCTGCATGAGCGAGTCGACTCCGCGCTGCACTTCCGACATGCGCCGCGCGTCCATCGCCTCCATGGCCGATCCCCGCTGTGCAAACATCGTCGCCACCCCGTCCAGCTCACGCTTGAACGCCAACAGCGTCTGCCCCTCGGGCGTGCGCGCCAGTTCGGACGGCACACTGGTCAGTGATGCGCACGCGCCGTTGAGTGACGACCGACCGGTGGTGGTGCGAATGACCGACCGCGAACCCTGCGCGTGGCCGACGGCCAGCGGAATCACCCAAAGACTCACCGCGAATATCGTGTGAGCACGCATCAGTAACGCTCCAGCGACTTGTCCACAGGCAGTGCGCCACCGAGCGCCTGAAGCGTCGCTTCACGGGCCGTATAGGCCGCGAGGAAATAGTGATTGAGCACCGGATCCTGCGGCGCTTCGCGCAAGGCGGCGCGGGACGCCGTCATCATCTGGTCGAGCGCCGCCAACCGGGCGCGGTAGACATCGCTCGAATGCACGGTCGTGTCGTTGGCGGCCAACCACAGGGAGGCGCGCTCGTAATCGCGTTGCGCGCGATACAGCACATCCGACGCTTGCGGCACCGAGGAGAAACCACCGGTTCCATCCGCCGAGGTGGGGACCGCGCCGATTGACGACGCGGTCGGCAGGAGGCCTGCGCCGGTGGACAGCCGACCCAACAGGGCGCCACCAGCGGTGAATACCAGTGCCGCGGCCACACGCAGCCACGGCGGCGTGACCGCGCGCAGCGGCGGAGGTGCCGTCTGAAGCGTGAGGGACGCGGACGCCACCGCCGCCGAAGGCATGGGTGCCGGCGAGGCCAGCAGCCCCTCGGCACGCAGCCCGGAGGCCAGACGTTCCCACTCGGTCAGTCGCGGCCCGTCCGACGAGGTCGCCATGCCGGCGGCCATCACCTGCAGCGCCACATACGCCTGTCGCTCAGCGCGACACACCGTGCAACCGGCCAGGTGCGCCAGCTCGTCAGTGGTGAGGGCGTCATGATCGAACGCCGCGCAGCGTTCGAGATCGAGATGTTGGTTAGCCTTCTGCATATTCACCAAGTCCGTCCATGTAGCGATGTTCCATCCCGCGTGGCGTTCGGCCCACAGTCGACATTTCCAACAGGGGTGCGAGCAGGCGACGCAGCTTGGCGCGCGCCTTGAAAAGTTGTGACTTCGATCCACCCGAGGTGATGCCCAACTCCGTGGCGATCTCCTCGTGCGTGTACCCCTCGACATCGTGCAGCAGGAACACCGTGCGCGCACCCGGCGACAACTGCCGCGCGGCATCCTCGATGGTCTGCGCCAGCATGGTGCGCTCGGTATCCTGCTCCACTGCGGCCGAGTCCTCCTCGATTCCCGTTTCCATCAACGCCTGGCGTCGCGAGCGTCGCAGCGCATTCAGCGTGCGGTTGATCGCCACGCGGTGGACCCACGTGCTGAACTTTGCATCCCCCCGCCACGATGGGAGGGCGCGAAAGATCTGGATCCATACCTCCTGCGCCACATCCTGCGCGAGGTCGGGATCTCCGGCGAGTCGTCGGACAACAGCGTCGACATGCGGGGCGTGCTGGTTCCACAGCAGCCGCATGGCGCGCTCATCGCCTTCGATCGCCCGGCGGACAATGGCAGCGTCGGTTTCCATGGGTTCCATCGAATCTGTCACCGGAACCTCTCCAGAGGTTGCCTTCGGTCACGCCAATCGTGGTTTCTTCAGGGGAGTGGGTTGGAAACACGTGCAACTCTTTGACTCCCTTCGGGTTCCATCTCTTGACGGACGAGGTCGTTCGTCTTAGATGCATTGGTTGGTCCTCCGCCCCACTTCTCGCAGCCCTCCTGGCCGTGCTTCTGCTCGCTGCTCTGATGGTCGCGTTCAGCGACCCCGCGCCCGGTGGACTCCCAGAACGGGAGCCCTCGGCCGTTGGCATGTCGGCAGCGCGCCTCGGGACCATCGAACGGGTGGTCCAGCGCGGTTTGGACGCTGGTGGCTATCCCGGCGCGTCTGTGGTGGTAGGTCGAAAGGGGTTCTCCGTGTTTTCCCGCGGCTTCGGTTCGTTGGACTGGAGCGGTCGGATGCCGGTGAACGTTCAGGAGAGCATCTACGACCTCGCTTCACTTACCAAGGTGATCGGGACCACGACCGCCATGATGGTGCTGTACGATCAAGGGCGGATCGACCTCGATGCTCCGGTATCGCGCTATCTCCCTGATTTCTCGGGCGGCCTGAAGGATCAGGTCACCCTGCGGCATCTGCTCACCCATCGGGCGGGACTGCCGGCCGGCCGCGAATTGTGGCGCATCGCCCAGACGCCAGCTCAGGCCCGCGCTGCGGTGCTATCGTCGCCAATTCAGTGCGTTCCCGGCAATTGCTACGAGTACTCCGATCTGGGCGCGGACATCCTCGGATTCGTCGCCGAAGCGGTGAGCGGTCAGCCGCTGGATGTCTTTCTCGAACGCAATGTCTTTGCGAAACTCGGGATGAACGACACGCACTACCGGTTGTCGGCGATTGACGCCGCGCGCACGGCGCCGACAGAGATTGCCCCGCCACGGGGCTACCCGCTTCGCGGCGAAGTGCACGACGAGAATGCCTGGGCGTTGGGTGGAGTCGCCGGGCACGCGGGTCTGTTCAGCACTGCCGCCGATCTCTCGGTGTTTGCCCAGATGCTGCTGGACGGCGGCACGTACAACGGGGTGCGAATCGTTGAAGACAGCACGGTGGCGCTCTTTACCCGTCGCGCGGCGGGACATCGTGCCCTCGGGTGGGACACTTGCGACGGCGGTGCCGGCTGCGGCCAGCATCTGAGCGAGCGCGCTTACGGGCACACGGGCTTCACCGGGACGTCCTTGTGGATCGACCCGGACCGTCAGGTCTTCGTCATCCTGCTGACCAATCGCGTGCATGCGGCGCGCGCCCGGCGGCCCAGCAAGGTCATTGCCGATGTCCGCAACGACCTCGCCGATGCCGCCGTGCTGGCCGTCATGGATGACCCGGGCGGCGTATTGGCCATGCCCGTCAGCTTTCGGGCCGATCTAGCCACCGATTGGAATCGGCCGCTGCGGTCGAGCCGCGCACGGAGTTCGCTGGCCAGCCGTCGGGCAGCGGCGCGACGTGCTGCCGCAGCCAAGGCGGCACGGTCCAAAAAAGCAGGCGCCTCGGCAGGTCGTAGCTCGACCGCGTCCAACCGGAGCGCGTCGGCGACCAGTCGGGCTACCGTGAAGAAGTCAGCAACGGCCAAGTCGGCGCCAACCAAGCGTCCCCCTGGGGCGGCGGCCAAGAAGAAGCCGCCCACTGTCAAAAGGCGACAGCGATAGTCCCCGTTGTTATCTTCCGACCATGGAAGAGCACATGACGGAAGAGACCGTGAGCGACGGCACGGCCAGCGACGGGATTACCGTCGATCAGGCGAGACTGGTATTGCGTCGCGTAAAAGACCCTGAGCTGAATCTCAACATCGTCGATCTCGGCCTGATCTACGACATTCAGGTCGAAGGGACCACCGTCAGGATCGACATGAGTCTCACCTCTCCCGGATGCCCGTCGGGACCGGAGATCATGGGTGAAGCGGAACAGCAGCTTCGCTCGATCCCCGGAATCGGTGATGTCGAGATGAACCTCGTGTGGTCGCCGCCCTGGACGCCTGAACGCATCGAACCACGTGTGCGCGCCTACATGGGGTTCTAGGAGCGCGCTGACCGTTCGGCGCGCACAGCGCTCACCAGTCGCACCACGACCGGCACCAGCAGCAGAGCCCCGCCCCACAGCAGCAGGTCCGCGACGTTCATGACCACCGTGGCACTGTCGCCCAGTTGCACGGCAAGGAAATCCGCGACGCCTTCAGGGCCGGTCAGCATGCTGGCCAGATTTCCGAAAGCGCCGCCCGTCAATAGTCCCAGAGCGAGCGTGGCGCGTGGATCCACCGCAGCGAGCGGCGACACGATACGTACCACCATCGCGATCGCTGCCAGCGTCACCAGAACATTGAGGCCCCACGTGAGGGTCCCACGGTCACTCCACCAGCGCCGCCAGTGTTGTAGACCAGCATGAGGGCAAACCGCTCAGTCAGTGCGACGGCCCGTCCGTCCCCAAGCAGACCAGCGGCGAGCGCCTTGGTGAGCAGATCGACTGACGCCGCCAAGGCCGCAAACACCATGAAACGCGTCCGTACACCGCCAACGGTGGCCAGTGTGGTCGTCGCGGTGTGGCTGAGTGCTGAGGTCGACGGTGCGATCTGTATGGGAGCGATTCGGGGCGGGAGGCTTCAATTCCGAACTGCATCGTTCGGCCTTGACCTCATACTTGGGCACTCATCATGCCGCATTTTCGCTTGGTCTCCCACCGATGCACAATTGTCAAGCTTGCCAATCAAAGCTATACCTGCCAGCTAGTTCCACTATTTGGAACCCGATACGCCGTACATTTGGTCAACGCGATACAAAGCTCATGTGTTGCGTTGTCAGCACAACTATCTAGCGTGTCGCCACAACGCAACAGCCTACTCCTTATACGGTGAATCGGCCGGTGCCGCGGGCGCTTTCGTGGGCGACCCGGCCGCCGCCGAGGCGGCTGACGGCGCCTTGGCCAGTGTCTTCACGAAGCGTTCGCCCAGGACCTCGGCCTGCCACTGACGGAGCTCGGGGATTTCTGCCAGCTCGTCCACGTGCCGAGGATTTCGGCGCGCGACCGCTTCCATGCGATCCCGTGAACACAACACGCCGGGGTCCAGGTCCAGTTCGGTCGCCACCGCATCCCTCACCGTCTTGAGGCGAGCCACACGGTCGTCAAACTCCGGGTCCTTGTCCCAGCGCTGTGCTTTCGGGAATCTCGGCAGGTCGGCATCGGCCACGGCGTTGCCACGAGCGATCGCTTGCAGCGCTTCCTGCGCCCGGACGTCCGACATGCCTCGCGGAAATCCTTTGACCGCGAACAGTCCCTCACGCGCCGTCGGCCCAAGCCGCGAGAGTTCGAGCAACACATCATTGCCAGCCACGCGAAACGTCGCGCGATCGAGCTCGGCCGCGATACTGTCGCGCCATTTCGCGAGTTCGCGCAAGCGTGCTAATTCACGTCGCGTCAGGTCGCGTGCGCCTTTCAGGCGCAGGAATGCCACGTTGGGTTCTTCGTCGTCCCAGCGCGTCCCTTCCGCGCGACGAAATTCTTCTTCGGCCCAGTGCCAGCGGCCTTTCTTTTCCAGTTCGCGTCGCAGCTTCTCGCGCAGACCCAGCAGATGCCGAGTGTCCTGCGCAGCGTAGTCCAGCATGTCGGCGGTGAGAGGACGCATGCTCCAGTCGGCACGCTGGTGCTTCTTGTCCAGCTTGAGGCCGAAGTACTGCTCAAGCAGCGCGGCAAGGCCGAATGCCCGCAGTCCCAGCAACTGCGACGCAACGCGCGTATCGAATAAATTCGTCACGCGCCATCCGTAGTCCTGATGCAACAAACGCAGATCGTAGTCGGCGTCATGCAAAATGACTTCCACCGCACGATCCTCAAGCAATGCACCGAGACGCGCCGGGATGCCGATGGGCAGCGGATCGATGACGGCTTCGTGATGGGCGGTGGAGAGCTGCAGGAGATAGACGCGATCGACGAAGCGATGAAAGCTGGCGCCCTCGGTATCGAGGGCGATGGCCGTGACGCCGGTCAGGCCAGCCAGGAAGCGATCGACGGCGTCAGCCGTAT from Gemmatimonadaceae bacterium includes the following:
- a CDS encoding ribonuclease D; the encoded protein is MSSSAPLYLDTADAVDRFLAGLTGVTAIALDTEGASFHRFVDRVYLLQLSTAHHEAVIDPLPIGIPARLGALLEDRAVEVILHDADYDLRLLHQDYGWRVTNLFDTRVASQLLGLRAFGLAALLEQYFGLKLDKKHQRADWSMRPLTADMLDYAAQDTRHLLGLREKLRRELEKKGRWHWAEEEFRRAEGTRWDDEEPNVAFLRLKGARDLTRRELARLRELAKWRDSIAAELDRATFRVAGNDVLLELSRLGPTAREGLFAVKGFPRGMSDVRAQEALQAIARGNAVADADLPRFPKAQRWDKDPEFDDRVARLKTVRDAVATELDLDPGVLCSRDRMEAVARRNPRHVDELAEIPELRQWQAEVLGERFVKTLAKAPSAASAAAGSPTKAPAAPADSPYKE